In the genome of Pelagibacterium nitratireducens, one region contains:
- the rpsS gene encoding 30S ribosomal protein S19 — protein sequence MARSVWKGPFVDGYLLKKADKVRESGRNEVIKIWSRRSTILPQFVGLTFGVYNGQKHIPVNVSEDMIGHKFGEFSPTRTYYGHAADKKAKRK from the coding sequence ATGGCACGTTCCGTCTGGAAAGGCCCGTTCGTCGACGGGTATCTGCTGAAGAAGGCAGACAAGGTCCGGGAATCGGGCCGCAATGAAGTGATCAAGATCTGGAGCCGTCGCTCCACGATCCTGCCGCAGTTCGTTGGCCTCACCTTTGGCGTCTATAACGGTCAGAAGCACATCCCGGTGAATGTCTCCGAGGATATGATCGGCCACAAGTTCGGTGAGTTTTCGCCCACGCGCACCTATTACGGTCACGCGGCCGACAAGAAGGCGAAGAGGAAGTAA
- the rplV gene encoding 50S ribosomal protein L22 gives MGKEKRERALKDTEAKAVLRMVRTSPQKLNLVAAQIRGKKVEKALAELEFSRKRISVSVKKTLESAIANAENNHGLDTDSLVVSEAFVGKALVMKRFHARARGRGARIEKPFSHLTIVVREVEEAV, from the coding sequence ATGGGCAAGGAAAAGCGTGAACGCGCGCTCAAGGACACAGAGGCGAAAGCCGTCCTTCGCATGGTGCGCACAAGCCCCCAGAAGCTCAACCTGGTCGCCGCACAGATCCGTGGCAAGAAGGTCGAGAAGGCTCTTGCCGAACTCGAATTCTCGCGCAAGCGGATTTCGGTTTCGGTCAAGAAAACCCTGGAAAGCGCCATCGCGAACGCCGAAAACAACCATGGTCTGGATACAGACTCCCTGGTGGTCTCGGAAGCCTTCGTTGGCAAGGCTCTGGTGATGAAGCGGTTCCATGCCCGTGCCCGCGGTCGCGGCGCGCGCATCGAGAAGCCGTTCTCGCATCTGACCATCGTCGTCCGTGAAGTCGAGGAGGCCGTCTGA
- the rpsC gene encoding 30S ribosomal protein S3 gives MGQKVNPIGLRLGINRTWDSRWYANKGEYGSLLQEDLKIREMLEKELKQAAVSKIVIERPHRKCRISIHSARPGIVIGKKGADIEKIRNKVKKFTNSEVHINIVEVRKPETDATLVAQGIAQQLERRVAFRRAMKRAVQTAMRMGAQGIRVNVGGRLGGADIARTEWYREGRVPLHTLRADVDYGVAEAATTYGIIGIKVWIFKGEIMEHDPMAHERRATEGGDSGGQGRRGPAAS, from the coding sequence ATGGGCCAGAAAGTTAATCCGATCGGGCTTCGCCTCGGTATCAACCGCACCTGGGATTCCCGTTGGTACGCCAACAAGGGCGAATACGGTTCGCTCCTGCAGGAAGATCTCAAGATTCGCGAGATGCTCGAGAAGGAGCTCAAGCAGGCCGCTGTTTCCAAGATCGTTATCGAGCGCCCGCACCGCAAATGCCGCATTTCGATCCACTCGGCGCGTCCGGGCATCGTGATCGGCAAGAAGGGTGCGGACATCGAGAAGATCCGCAACAAGGTCAAGAAGTTCACCAATTCGGAAGTGCACATCAACATCGTTGAAGTGCGCAAGCCGGAAACCGACGCAACGCTGGTCGCACAGGGCATCGCCCAGCAACTCGAGCGCCGCGTGGCGTTCCGCCGGGCCATGAAGCGTGCCGTGCAGACGGCAATGCGCATGGGCGCCCAGGGCATCCGCGTCAATGTTGGTGGCCGTCTTGGCGGTGCCGATATCGCCCGGACCGAATGGTATCGTGAAGGCCGCGTGCCGCTTCACACCCTTCGTGCCGACGTCGACTATGGTGTTGCCGAAGCCGCGACCACCTATGGCATCATCGGGATCAAGGTCTGGATCTTCAAAGGCGAGATCATGGAACACGATCCGATGGCTCACGAGCGCCGTGCCACCGAAGGTGGTGACTCCGGCGGGCAGGGCCGCCGCGGTCCGGCTGCAAGCTGA
- the rplP gene encoding 50S ribosomal protein L16 codes for MLQPKRTKFRKAHKGRIHGAAKGGTDLNFGEYGLKAQEPERITARQIEAARRAMTRYMKRAGRVWIRVFPDVPVSSKPTEVRMGKGKGAPEYWAARVKPGRIMFEVDGVSEEIAREALRLAAMKLPIKTRFVSRIAD; via the coding sequence ATGCTGCAACCGAAACGTACGAAGTTCCGCAAGGCCCACAAGGGCCGGATCCACGGCGCCGCCAAAGGCGGCACCGACCTGAATTTTGGCGAATATGGCTTGAAGGCTCAGGAACCTGAGCGTATAACCGCCCGCCAGATCGAGGCCGCACGCCGCGCGATGACTCGCTATATGAAGCGTGCCGGTCGTGTGTGGATCCGGGTTTTCCCGGATGTGCCCGTGTCGTCCAAGCCGACCGAAGTCCGTATGGGTAAAGGTAAGGGTGCTCCTGAATACTGGGCAGCCCGCGTTAAGCCCGGCCGGATCATGTTCGAAGTTGACGGCGTAAGTGAAGAGATTGCGCGTGAAGCTCTGCGTCTGGCGGCCATGAAGTTGCCGATCAAGACGCGGTTCGTCAGCCGCATTGCAGATTAA
- the rpmC gene encoding 50S ribosomal protein L29 codes for MAKPSDVRAKTVDELKDELVNLKKEQFNLRFQRATQQLENTSQVRKVRRDIARVQTVIAEKAQAGK; via the coding sequence ATGGCAAAGCCGAGCGACGTTAGAGCAAAGACGGTCGACGAACTCAAGGACGAGCTCGTCAATCTGAAGAAAGAGCAGTTCAACCTGCGTTTCCAGCGCGCTACCCAGCAGCTGGAAAACACTTCTCAGGTGCGCAAGGTCCGCCGCGATATCGCGCGCGTTCAGACCGTGATCGCCGAGAAGGCGCAGGCCGGAAAGTAA
- the rpsQ gene encoding 30S ribosomal protein S17: protein MPKRILQGTVVSDTNEKTVVVSVERRFTHPIMKKTVRRSKKYHAHDEANAAKVGDVVQIEECAPISKNKRWTLVHPA, encoded by the coding sequence ATGCCCAAGCGTATCCTGCAGGGGACAGTGGTCTCCGATACGAACGAAAAAACGGTTGTGGTGAGCGTCGAGCGCCGCTTTACACATCCGATCATGAAAAAGACCGTGCGCCGGTCCAAGAAGTACCACGCCCACGACGAAGCCAATGCGGCCAAGGTCGGTGATGTGGTGCAGATCGAAGAATGTGCGCCGATCTCCAAGAATAAGCGTTGGACGCTGGTTCATCCGGCATAA
- the rplN gene encoding 50S ribosomal protein L14 encodes MIQMQTNLDVADNSGARRVMCIKVLGGSHRKYASVGDIIVVSVKDAIPRGRVKKGQVMKAVVVRTASDIRRPDGTVIRFDRNAAVIINNNKEPIGTRIFGPVPRELRAKSHMKIISLAPEVL; translated from the coding sequence ATGATTCAGATGCAGACGAACCTCGACGTCGCCGATAATTCGGGCGCTCGTCGTGTTATGTGCATCAAGGTGCTGGGCGGTTCGCATCGCAAGTATGCGTCTGTTGGCGACATCATCGTTGTGTCGGTCAAGGACGCCATCCCGCGCGGCCGCGTCAAGAAGGGCCAGGTGATGAAGGCCGTGGTGGTTCGCACCGCATCCGACATCCGTCGCCCCGATGGCACCGTGATCCGTTTCGACCGCAATGCGGCGGTGATCATCAACAACAACAAGGAACCGATCGGCACCCGTATCTTTGGCCCGGTTCCTCGTGAGCTGCGCGCGAAAAGCCACATGAAGATCATTTCGCTCGCGCCGGAGGTGCTGTAA
- the rplX gene encoding 50S ribosomal protein L24, with protein sequence MAAKIKKGDKVIVLTGKDKGKTGQVLQVMPTDTKALVSGINLVRRHQKQTQSQDAGIITKEAPIHLSNIALVDAKDNKPTRVGFKIEDGVKKRVAKRSGEVIDG encoded by the coding sequence ATGGCTGCCAAGATCAAAAAAGGTGACAAGGTCATCGTGCTGACTGGCAAGGACAAGGGCAAGACCGGCCAGGTGCTTCAGGTCATGCCGACCGATACCAAGGCACTGGTTTCCGGCATCAATCTGGTGCGTCGTCACCAGAAGCAGACCCAGAGCCAGGATGCGGGCATCATCACCAAGGAAGCCCCCATTCACCTGAGCAATATCGCTCTGGTCGATGCCAAGGACAACAAGCCGACCCGCGTCGGCTTCAAGATCGAAGACGGCGTCAAAAAGCGCGTCGCAAAGCGTTCTGGAGAAGTGATCGATGGCTGA
- the rplE gene encoding 50S ribosomal protein L5: protein MAETYLPRLRTHYEDVVRAGLTETFNYVNPMQVPKLEKVVLNMGVGEAVADSKKVKAALADLEKIAGQKPVVTYARKSIAGFKVREGMPLGVKVTLRRAQMYEFIDRLVNVALPRVRDFRGLNPKSFDGRGNYAMGIKEHIVFPEINYDQIDQVWGMDVIVCTTAKTDEEARALLKAFNFPFRQ from the coding sequence ATGGCTGAGACATACCTTCCGCGCCTGCGCACACATTATGAAGATGTGGTGCGTGCCGGTCTCACCGAGACCTTCAACTACGTCAACCCGATGCAGGTTCCCAAGCTTGAGAAGGTCGTTCTCAACATGGGTGTCGGCGAAGCGGTTGCCGACTCCAAGAAGGTGAAGGCTGCCCTGGCCGATCTCGAAAAGATCGCCGGCCAGAAGCCCGTCGTCACCTATGCGCGCAAGTCGATCGCCGGCTTCAAGGTCCGCGAAGGCATGCCGCTCGGCGTCAAGGTCACGCTGCGTCGTGCCCAGATGTATGAATTCATCGACCGCCTGGTCAACGTCGCGTTGCCGCGCGTTCGTGACTTTCGCGGCCTGAACCCCAAGAGCTTCGATGGCCGCGGCAATTACGCCATGGGCATCAAGGAACATATCGTGTTCCCCGAGATCAACTATGACCAGATCGACCAGGTCTGGGGCATGGACGTGATCGTCTGCACCACGGCAAAGACCGACGAAGAAGCGCGCGCGCTTCTCAAGGCTTTCAATTTCCCGTTCCGCCAGTAA
- the rpsN gene encoding 30S ribosomal protein S14 encodes MAKTSSIEKNKRRAKLAKQYAPKRAALKAKAKDASLSFEERFAAQLKLAELPRNASPVRIRNRCEVSGRPRGYYRKLKLSRIALRELGSMGMIPGLVKSSW; translated from the coding sequence ATGGCTAAGACTAGCTCCATCGAGAAAAACAAGCGCCGCGCCAAGCTCGCCAAGCAGTATGCACCCAAGCGGGCTGCGCTCAAGGCCAAGGCAAAGGACGCGTCGCTCAGCTTTGAAGAGCGTTTCGCTGCCCAGCTCAAGCTGGCCGAGCTGCCTCGCAATGCATCCCCGGTTCGCATTCGCAACCGCTGTGAGGTTTCGGGTCGTCCGCGCGGCTACTATCGCAAGCTCAAGCTGAGCCGTATCGCGCTCCGCGAGCTTGGCTCGATGGGCATGATCCCTGGTTTGGTCAAGTCGAGCTGGTAA
- the rpsH gene encoding 30S ribosomal protein S8, producing the protein MTLTDPLGDMLTRIRNAQMRRRDVVRTPASSLRAHVLDVLKAEGYIRGYSEETNENGLPEFAIELKYSESEPVIREIQRVSKPGRRVYASVKNIPVVGNGLGVSILSTPKGVMADHKARAENVGGEVLCRVF; encoded by the coding sequence ATGACTCTTACAGATCCTCTCGGCGATATGCTGACTCGCATCCGCAACGCGCAGATGCGCCGTCGCGATGTCGTCCGTACGCCCGCTTCGAGCCTTCGTGCTCATGTGCTCGACGTTCTCAAGGCCGAGGGCTACATTCGTGGCTATTCGGAAGAGACCAACGAAAACGGCCTTCCCGAATTCGCCATCGAGCTGAAGTACTCGGAAAGTGAACCGGTTATCCGGGAAATTCAGCGCGTGTCGAAGCCCGGTCGCCGGGTTTATGCCTCGGTCAAGAATATTCCGGTTGTTGGCAATGGTCTTGGTGTTTCGATCCTGTCCACCCCCAAGGGCGTGATGGCCGATCACAAGGCACGTGCCGAAAACGTTGGCGGTGAGGTCCTCTGCCGCGTCTTCTAA
- the rplF gene encoding 50S ribosomal protein L6: MSRIGKKPVAPVSGVTVTVDGQKVTAKGSKGELSVVLVDLVKPEMTDDGVVVTPVNDSREARSAWGLSRSLVQNIVTGVSTGFERKLAITGVGYRAQMQGSDLKLSLGFSHEVIFKAPDGISLAAPTQTEIVVTGIDKQQVGQVASDIREFRPPEPYKGKGVRYADEHIYRKEGKKK; encoded by the coding sequence ATGTCGCGTATTGGCAAAAAGCCGGTAGCACCGGTCAGCGGCGTGACGGTCACAGTGGACGGCCAGAAGGTCACCGCAAAGGGCTCCAAGGGTGAGCTTTCTGTGGTGCTCGTTGATCTGGTCAAGCCCGAGATGACCGATGACGGCGTCGTTGTCACCCCTGTCAACGACAGCCGTGAGGCCCGTTCGGCCTGGGGTCTGTCCCGCTCGCTCGTGCAGAACATCGTGACCGGCGTCTCGACTGGCTTTGAGCGCAAGCTCGCCATCACGGGCGTCGGCTATCGTGCCCAGATGCAGGGCTCGGACCTCAAGCTGTCCCTCGGCTTTTCCCATGAAGTGATCTTCAAGGCGCCCGACGGGATTTCGCTTGCAGCGCCCACCCAGACGGAAATCGTCGTCACGGGTATCGACAAGCAGCAGGTCGGACAGGTCGCGTCCGACATTCGTGAGTTTCGTCCGCCGGAGCCCTACAAGGGCAAGGGCGTGCGCTATGCGGATGAGCACATCTACCGCAAAGAAGGCAAGAAGAAGTAA
- the rplR gene encoding 50S ribosomal protein L18: protein MAKLSGIERRKARVRRALKARANGRPRLSVFRSEKNIYAQIIDDANGVTLASASSLEKDLKIKNGANQAAASEVGKALAVRATKAGVSNVVFDRGSYLFHGRVKALADAAREGGLSF, encoded by the coding sequence ATGGCTAAGCTTTCTGGTATCGAACGGCGCAAGGCGCGTGTTCGTCGGGCTCTCAAGGCCCGTGCCAACGGTCGTCCGCGCTTGTCGGTCTTCCGTTCGGAAAAGAATATCTACGCACAGATCATCGACGATGCGAATGGCGTGACGCTGGCGTCCGCTTCTTCGCTCGAAAAGGATCTCAAGATCAAGAACGGCGCCAATCAGGCCGCAGCCTCTGAAGTTGGCAAGGCACTTGCTGTCCGCGCCACCAAGGCTGGTGTTTCGAACGTTGTGTTCGATCGCGGGTCGTATCTGTTCCATGGCCGCGTCAAGGCGCTGGCCGATGCCGCCCGCGAGGGCGGGCTGAGCTTTTAA
- the rpsE gene encoding 30S ribosomal protein S5, protein MRDTQERDSEFVDRLVHINRVAKVVKGGRRFGFAALVVVGDQKGRVGFGHGKAREVPEAIRKATEQAKRQMIRVPLREARTLHHDVQGRHGAGKVILRAAPAGTGIIAGGPMRAVFETLGINDIVAKSQGSANPYNMVRATFDALKNVDSPRSVAARRGLKVSELQARRGEAAVEA, encoded by the coding sequence ATGAGAGACACTCAAGAACGCGATAGCGAATTCGTCGATCGCCTGGTGCATATCAACCGTGTTGCCAAGGTGGTAAAGGGCGGTCGTCGCTTTGGTTTTGCTGCCCTCGTGGTGGTTGGTGATCAGAAGGGCCGTGTCGGTTTCGGTCATGGCAAGGCGCGTGAAGTGCCTGAAGCCATCCGCAAGGCAACAGAGCAGGCCAAGCGTCAGATGATCCGCGTGCCGCTGCGCGAAGCGCGTACGCTGCACCATGATGTGCAGGGTCGTCACGGCGCCGGCAAGGTGATCCTGCGTGCGGCTCCGGCCGGTACCGGTATCATCGCGGGTGGCCCGATGCGCGCCGTTTTCGAAACCCTTGGTATCAACGATATCGTTGCCAAGAGCCAGGGTTCGGCAAATCCCTACAACATGGTTCGCGCCACGTTCGACGCGCTCAAGAACGTTGACAGCCCCCGTTCGGTGGCGGCCCGTCGCGGTCTCAAGGTTTCCGAGTTGCAGGCACGTCGCGGCGAAGCCGCCGTCGAGGCTTGA
- the rpmD gene encoding 50S ribosomal protein L30 — MAKKTVIVEQIGSPIRRKEDQRATLVGLGLNKMHRRSELEDTPSVRGMISKVAHLVRVVDEQ, encoded by the coding sequence ATGGCTAAAAAGACCGTCATCGTCGAGCAGATCGGTTCGCCGATCCGTCGCAAGGAAGATCAGCGCGCGACACTTGTGGGCCTGGGCCTGAACAAGATGCATCGCCGCAGCGAGCTGGAAGACACGCCGTCGGTGCGCGGCATGATTTCCAAGGTCGCTCACCTCGTCCGCGTCGTGGACGAGCAGTAA
- the rplO gene encoding 50S ribosomal protein L15, whose product MKLNEIADNAGATKARARVGRGIGSGLGKTGGRGVKGQKSRSGVSINGFEGGQMPLHMRMPKRGFNNPFAKKWNAVRLDRIQAYIDSGKLDAKGVVDAEALVKAGVIRRAKDGVRLINSGEFKAKKVTFKVNHVSAGAAAAIEAAGGKVELIGKPADAE is encoded by the coding sequence ATGAAACTCAACGAGATCGCCGATAACGCCGGCGCCACCAAAGCCAGGGCACGCGTCGGTCGCGGCATCGGCTCTGGTCTTGGCAAGACCGGTGGTCGTGGCGTCAAGGGTCAGAAGTCCCGTTCGGGCGTTTCGATCAATGGCTTTGAAGGCGGGCAGATGCCGCTTCACATGCGGATGCCCAAGCGCGGCTTCAACAATCCCTTCGCCAAGAAGTGGAATGCTGTTCGTCTCGACCGCATCCAGGCCTATATCGACAGCGGCAAGCTCGACGCCAAGGGCGTCGTGGATGCCGAAGCACTGGTCAAGGCCGGCGTCATTCGCCGCGCCAAAGACGGCGTTCGCCTGATCAACAGCGGTGAATTCAAGGCCAAGAAGGTTACCTTCAAGGTCAACCACGTTTCCGCTGGTGCCGCCGCTGCCATCGAAGCGGCCGGGGGCAAGGTCGAGTTGATCGGCAAGCCTGCCGACGCCGAATAG
- the secY gene encoding preprotein translocase subunit SecY translates to MASAAEQLARNLSFSTFSKAKELQKRIFFTLGALLVYRLGTYIPIPGIDPDAFASTFQQAQGGIFGLFNMFAGGAVERLAIFALNLIPYITASIVIQVMSTASPRLEALKKEGESGRRKLNQYTRYLTVIFCAVQAYGIAVGLEASEGVVADPGWFFRISTVITLVGGTMFLMWLGEQMTARGVGNGISLIIFAGIVASLPATIAQTLELSRTGALPTIAVVGILVGAIVVIGIIVFFERAQRRLLIQYPKRQVGNKMYQGDTSHLPLKLNTAGVIPVIFASSLLLLPATIATFSAQGDAPQWLQYISALLGRGQPLYLALFAGMIIFFAFFYTSIVFNPTETADNLKRSGGFIPGIRPGERTAQHIDYVLTRITVVGAIYLTIVALIPEVFLSQLNISAFLGGTSLLIMVTVTLDTVSQIQSHLIAQQYEGMVKKSRLGGRKR, encoded by the coding sequence ATGGCGTCTGCAGCCGAGCAACTGGCCCGAAACTTGAGTTTTTCGACCTTTTCGAAGGCCAAGGAACTCCAGAAGCGGATTTTCTTCACCCTTGGCGCGTTGCTGGTTTACCGACTCGGCACCTATATTCCGATTCCAGGCATCGACCCTGATGCTTTCGCGTCGACGTTTCAGCAGGCTCAGGGCGGCATCTTCGGGCTGTTCAACATGTTCGCCGGTGGCGCCGTCGAGCGCCTTGCGATTTTTGCCCTCAACCTGATCCCCTACATTACCGCCTCCATCGTCATCCAGGTGATGTCGACGGCTTCTCCGCGCCTTGAGGCGCTCAAGAAGGAAGGCGAGAGCGGGCGGCGCAAGCTCAACCAGTACACCCGGTATCTCACGGTCATTTTCTGCGCCGTTCAGGCCTATGGCATCGCCGTGGGCCTCGAAGCCAGCGAAGGCGTCGTGGCGGATCCGGGCTGGTTCTTCCGTATTTCGACCGTCATCACGCTTGTTGGCGGCACCATGTTCCTGATGTGGCTGGGTGAACAGATGACCGCGCGCGGTGTCGGCAACGGCATTTCGCTGATCATTTTTGCCGGTATCGTGGCCTCGTTGCCCGCGACCATTGCTCAGACGCTCGAACTGAGCCGCACCGGTGCGCTGCCGACCATTGCCGTCGTCGGTATTTTGGTTGGCGCCATTGTGGTGATCGGGATCATCGTGTTCTTTGAACGCGCCCAGCGCAGGCTTTTGATCCAGTATCCGAAGCGCCAGGTGGGCAACAAGATGTATCAGGGCGACACTTCGCACCTGCCACTCAAGCTCAATACGGCCGGTGTTATCCCGGTGATCTTCGCGTCCTCGCTGCTGCTGTTGCCGGCAACGATCGCGACGTTCTCTGCGCAGGGCGATGCTCCGCAATGGCTGCAGTACATCTCGGCGCTGCTCGGGCGGGGCCAGCCGCTCTACCTGGCGCTGTTTGCCGGGATGATCATCTTCTTTGCGTTCTTTTACACCTCGATCGTTTTCAATCCGACCGAGACGGCGGACAATCTCAAGCGCTCGGGCGGGTTCATTCCGGGCATTCGTCCGGGCGAAAGAACGGCGCAGCATATCGATTACGTGCTGACACGCATTACCGTGGTCGGTGCGATCTATCTGACCATCGTGGCGCTGATCCCGGAGGTGTTCCTGAGCCAGCTCAACATCTCGGCCTTCTTGGGCGGTACCTCGCTGCTCATCATGGTTACGGTGACGCTGGATACGGTGAGCCAGATTCAAAGCCACCTGATCGCGCAGCAATATGAGGGCATGGTCAAGAAATCACGTCTAGGGGGACGGAAAAGATGA
- a CDS encoding adenylate kinase, with amino-acid sequence MRLVLLGPPGAGKGTQAQILVSTYSIPQLSTGDMLRAAIADKTPLGLEAKAIVDRGDLVSDDIVSGIISERMDQPDCENGFILDGFPRTIAQAEALTHMLDRKGVHLDAVVEITADPDVLVERIINRAKESGGARADDNEEVLRKRLDVYTQQTAPLVAFYSEQGLLKSVDGMAPIEDVTAAIKSAIS; translated from the coding sequence ATGAGACTGGTTCTTTTGGGTCCGCCGGGCGCGGGCAAGGGTACGCAGGCACAGATTCTGGTATCGACCTATTCCATTCCGCAGCTCTCGACGGGCGACATGCTCCGGGCGGCCATTGCCGACAAGACTCCGCTGGGTCTGGAAGCCAAGGCGATTGTCGATCGCGGGGATCTGGTTTCCGACGATATCGTTTCCGGCATCATTTCCGAGCGCATGGATCAGCCCGACTGCGAGAACGGGTTCATCCTCGATGGTTTCCCGCGCACCATTGCGCAGGCTGAGGCCTTGACCCATATGCTCGACCGCAAGGGGGTTCACCTCGACGCGGTCGTTGAAATCACGGCCGATCCCGATGTGCTGGTCGAACGCATCATCAATCGGGCAAAGGAAAGCGGCGGCGCAAGGGCGGACGACAATGAAGAGGTGCTGCGCAAGCGTCTCGATGTCTACACCCAGCAAACAGCGCCTCTTGTGGCGTTCTATTCCGAGCAGGGTCTGCTCAAATCAGTGGATGGAATGGCACCGATCGAGGATGTAACAGCCGCGATCAAGTCAGCGATCAGCTGA
- the rpsM gene encoding 30S ribosomal protein S13, translated as MARIAGVNIPTNKRVVIALQYIHGIGPKMASEICEKVSIPAERRVNELTDAEVIQIRETIDRDYQVEGDLRRSVAMNIKRLMDLGNYRGLRHRRGLPVRGQRTHTNARTRKGPAKAIAGKKK; from the coding sequence GTGGCTCGTATTGCTGGCGTCAATATCCCGACGAACAAGCGCGTGGTTATCGCGTTGCAGTATATTCACGGGATTGGGCCGAAGATGGCCTCTGAAATCTGCGAAAAGGTGTCCATTCCGGCCGAGCGGCGCGTGAATGAGCTGACCGACGCGGAAGTTATCCAGATTCGCGAAACCATCGACCGTGACTATCAGGTCGAGGGTGACCTTCGCCGTTCGGTTGCCATGAACATCAAGCGTTTGATGGATCTGGGTAACTATCGCGGCCTGCGTCATCGTCGCGGTCTGCCGGTGCGCGGTCAGCGGACCCACACCAATGCCCGTACCCGCAAGGGCCCTGCAAAGGCCATCGCGGGCAAGAAGAAATAA
- the rpsK gene encoding 30S ribosomal protein S11, with the protein MAKAETTRVRRRERKNISAGVAHVNASFNNTMVTITDVQGNTISWSSAGTMGFKGSRKSTPYAAQMAAEDAAKKAQEHGMKTLEVEVRGPGSGRESALRALQAAGFTVTSIRDVTSIPHNGCRPRKRRRV; encoded by the coding sequence ATGGCTAAAGCAGAAACTACGCGCGTTCGCCGCCGCGAGCGCAAGAATATCAGTGCTGGCGTTGCACATGTGAACGCCTCGTTCAACAACACGATGGTCACCATCACCGACGTTCAGGGCAATACGATCTCCTGGTCCTCCGCCGGTACGATGGGTTTCAAGGGTTCGCGCAAATCGACCCCTTACGCAGCCCAGATGGCTGCAGAAGACGCTGCCAAGAAGGCGCAGGAACACGGCATGAAGACCCTTGAGGTCGAAGTTCGTGGCCCGGGTTCAGGTCGTGAATCGGCACTGCGTGCCCTTCAGGCCGCCGGCTTCACTGTCACTTCCATCCGGGACGTTACATCCATTCCGCATAATGGGTGTCGGCCGCGCAAGCGTCGTCGCGTCTGA
- a CDS encoding DNA-directed RNA polymerase subunit alpha, with protein MIQKNWQELIKPTKLDVVPGSDSARVASVVAEPLERGYGLTLGNTLRRVLLSSLQGAAITAIQIDGVLHEFSSIPGVREDVTDLVLNIKEIAIKMEDEGPKRLTLSKQGPGAVIAGDIKTTGDIEVLNPDLVICHLDDGAEINIEFTVNTGKGYVPADRNKPEDAPIGYIAVDALFSPVKRVSYKVEKTREGQNLDFDKLSMQIETNGAISPEDALAFAARIVQDQLSVFVNFEEPTKEKAEDSTPELAFNPALLKKVDELELSVRSANCLKNDNIVYIGDLIQKTEAEMLRTPNFGRKSLNEIKEVLAQMGLHLGMDVNNWPPENIEDLAKRYEDHY; from the coding sequence ATGATCCAGAAAAACTGGCAGGAACTGATTAAGCCGACCAAGCTCGACGTCGTTCCGGGCAGCGATTCCGCGCGCGTCGCCTCCGTGGTCGCCGAACCGCTTGAACGCGGTTATGGCCTGACCCTGGGCAACACGCTGCGCCGGGTTCTGCTCTCGTCGCTGCAGGGTGCGGCAATCACCGCCATCCAGATCGATGGCGTATTGCATGAATTCTCGTCGATTCCCGGCGTGCGTGAGGACGTGACAGATCTCGTTCTCAACATCAAGGAAATCGCCATCAAGATGGAAGACGAAGGGCCCAAGCGCCTTACGCTTTCCAAGCAGGGTCCGGGTGCCGTCATCGCTGGCGACATCAAGACCACCGGCGACATCGAAGTGCTCAATCCTGACCTTGTCATCTGTCACCTTGATGACGGTGCCGAGATCAATATCGAGTTCACGGTCAATACCGGCAAGGGTTATGTTCCGGCCGACCGCAACAAGCCCGAAGATGCACCGATCGGTTACATTGCCGTCGATGCTCTGTTCTCGCCGGTCAAGCGCGTCAGCTACAAGGTCGAAAAGACCCGTGAGGGCCAGAACCTGGACTTTGACAAGCTGAGCATGCAGATCGAGACCAACGGCGCGATCAGCCCCGAAGACGCGCTGGCCTTTGCGGCCCGCATCGTTCAGGATCAGCTCTCGGTCTTCGTAAATTTCGAAGAGCCCACCAAGGAAAAGGCAGAGGATTCGACACCCGAACTCGCCTTCAACCCGGCGTTGCTCAAGAAGGTGGACGAACTCGAGTTGTCTGTGCGTTCGGCGAACTGCCTCAAGAACGACAACATCGTTTATATCGGCGATCTCATCCAGAAGACGGAAGCGGAAATGCTCCGCACGCCGAACTTCGGGCGCAAGTCGCTCAACGAGATCAAGGAAGTGTTGGCCCAGATGGGGCTCCATCTCGGGATGGACGTCAACAACTGGCCGCCCGAAAACATCGAAGACCTCGCCAAGCGTTACGAAGATCACTACTGA